The following proteins are co-located in the Rickettsiales bacterium genome:
- a CDS encoding 3-hydroxyacyl-CoA dehydrogenase NAD-binding domain-containing protein, with protein MTEIKKAAVLGSGVMGSGIAAHLASAGVEVLLLDIVPKEGDRNSLATSAIEKLKKAKPALITHPKKLKNITPGNLDDDLEKLRDCDWIIEVVLERLDIKHQVYQKIAPYRRADAIVSSNTSTIPLHSLVEPMDEGFKKHFMVTHFFNPVRYMRLLEIVQGTDTDAAAVARIKKFAHENLGKGYVFCHDTPGFIANRIGVFWLTLGLLEAMEQGVSVEVADAVMSRPVGIPKTGVFGLFDLIGIDLMPLIAKELKDALPDSDAFCQLYKAPELVTKMIEDGYTGRKGLGGFYRLNKQDGKRVKESIDLKTGEYATSVKPKLASVNAAKGGLRNLVEHEDEGGAYARAVLMPMLHYSASLLGEIADDIPAIDRAMRWGYNWKYGPFELIDKLGTEFFAQWCADNNMSVPAIIEKAAGRPLYEGDAALGLDGEYKGIPKPAGVLLLSDATRGKTPVKKNGSCQLWDIGDGVLQLDYTSKMNSMDPDILSMMQQSVDIVKDGFKGLVIGGGEGTNFSVGANLGFFLFAANTASWSLLSDVVRQGQDAVMGLKHAPFPVVGAAHGFAFGGGCETLLHCDAVQAHVETYTGLVEVGVGVIPGWGGCKELLFRAFNSEKKGIFGGAMPATKTVFETIALAKVSESAELAKDLNILNEKSRITMNRDRLLFDAKNLVLELAEGYTPPEAATIKLAGKSGRIALDMAVKGMAALGKVTPHDQTVVGYLTHVVTGGDYDSTRELTEQDLLDLEHEHFMQLVKLKPTLDRIEHMLENNKPLRN; from the coding sequence ATGACAGAGATTAAAAAAGCAGCGGTTTTAGGTTCAGGCGTGATGGGAAGCGGCATTGCCGCACATCTTGCGAGTGCAGGGGTCGAAGTGCTCTTGCTGGATATTGTGCCGAAAGAAGGAGACCGTAATTCGCTTGCGACAAGCGCGATTGAGAAGCTTAAAAAGGCGAAACCTGCGCTTATTACTCACCCTAAGAAATTAAAGAACATCACGCCGGGTAACCTCGATGATGATCTAGAGAAGCTGCGGGACTGCGATTGGATTATCGAAGTCGTGCTCGAGCGCCTCGATATTAAACATCAAGTTTACCAGAAAATTGCGCCTTACCGCCGCGCTGATGCGATTGTTTCGTCTAATACCTCGACCATTCCGCTGCACTCGCTGGTCGAGCCAATGGATGAAGGGTTCAAAAAACACTTTATGGTGACTCACTTCTTCAACCCCGTGCGCTATATGCGTTTGTTGGAGATTGTTCAGGGCACCGATACCGATGCAGCCGCTGTTGCACGCATCAAGAAATTCGCGCATGAAAACCTCGGTAAGGGCTATGTGTTCTGTCACGATACGCCAGGCTTTATCGCCAACCGTATCGGCGTATTTTGGCTGACGCTTGGCCTGTTGGAAGCAATGGAGCAGGGCGTTTCCGTAGAAGTGGCCGATGCGGTGATGAGCCGTCCAGTTGGTATTCCCAAAACCGGAGTGTTCGGCCTATTCGATCTAATTGGGATTGATTTGATGCCGCTGATTGCGAAAGAACTCAAAGATGCCCTTCCGGATTCCGATGCTTTCTGTCAGCTTTACAAAGCGCCAGAACTCGTCACAAAAATGATCGAAGATGGCTATACAGGGCGCAAAGGCCTGGGCGGATTCTATCGTTTGAACAAGCAAGATGGCAAACGCGTCAAAGAATCGATCGACCTGAAAACCGGCGAATATGCGACATCCGTTAAGCCGAAGCTCGCATCTGTTAATGCGGCTAAAGGTGGCTTGCGGAATCTCGTTGAACATGAAGATGAAGGCGGTGCTTATGCGCGCGCGGTATTGATGCCGATGCTGCATTACTCTGCCAGCTTGTTAGGCGAGATTGCCGATGATATTCCAGCGATCGATCGCGCGATGCGTTGGGGCTATAACTGGAAATACGGGCCATTCGAGTTGATCGACAAGCTAGGTACCGAGTTTTTTGCGCAATGGTGTGCCGATAATAATATGTCCGTGCCAGCAATTATCGAAAAAGCAGCGGGTCGTCCTCTTTATGAAGGTGATGCGGCGCTAGGCCTCGACGGTGAATATAAAGGTATTCCTAAACCGGCAGGCGTATTGCTTCTATCCGATGCAACGCGCGGTAAAACGCCGGTCAAAAAGAATGGTTCATGCCAACTTTGGGATATTGGTGATGGCGTATTGCAGCTCGATTATACTTCGAAAATGAATTCGATGGATCCGGATATTCTATCCATGATGCAGCAGTCGGTTGATATTGTGAAAGATGGCTTTAAAGGCCTTGTGATTGGCGGTGGCGAAGGCACAAACTTCTCCGTTGGTGCGAATCTGGGCTTCTTCCTATTTGCCGCAAACACGGCAAGTTGGAGCTTATTATCCGATGTCGTCCGTCAAGGGCAAGATGCCGTGATGGGCTTGAAACATGCACCGTTCCCCGTCGTAGGCGCAGCTCATGGCTTCGCGTTCGGTGGCGGTTGCGAAACCTTGCTGCATTGCGATGCAGTACAAGCGCATGTTGAAACCTATACCGGTCTCGTCGAAGTTGGTGTTGGCGTAATTCCGGGCTGGGGGGGCTGTAAAGAACTTCTGTTCCGCGCCTTTAACAGTGAGAAAAAAGGCATATTCGGCGGTGCAATGCCTGCAACGAAAACGGTATTTGAAACGATCGCTCTGGCCAAAGTTAGCGAATCGGCGGAACTTGCTAAAGATTTGAATATCCTCAACGAGAAATCACGCATTACGATGAACCGTGATCGTTTGTTATTCGATGCCAAGAATTTGGTGCTAGAATTGGCAGAAGGTTATACTCCGCCAGAGGCAGCTACCATTAAGTTGGCGGGTAAATCAGGCCGCATAGCGCTCGATATGGCTGTCAAAGGTATGGCAGCGTTGGGCAAAGTGACGCCGCATGATCAAACGGTTGTCGGGTACTTAACGCATGTCGTGACGGGCGGAGATTATGACTCAACGCGCGAACTAACCGAGCAAGATTTACTCGACTTAGAACACGAACATTTCATGCAACTAGTGAAGTTAAAGCCAACGCTAGATCGTATCGAACATATGCTAGAAAATAATAAGCCGCTTCGGAATTAG